GACGACGACGCCCAACCGCTCCAGGTCGACGTCGCCCTCGGCGATCCCCGCGTCGGCCCACGCCTGGCGGGCGGCCACCACGGCGACCTGCTCGCAGCGGTCCAGCCTGCGGGCCTCGACGCGGGGCAGCACCTCGGTCGGTTCGACCGCGAGGGGCGCGCCGATCTTGACGGGCAGCTCGAACCGCTCGACGAAGTCGGCGGTCAGCGTCCGGACGCCGCTGCGCCCGGACAGGAGGGCGTCCCAGGTGGTGGCGACGTCGCCACCGAGCGGGGTGGTGGCACCCAGCCCGGTGACGACGACGTCGTTGCTACCACTCATGCGTGGCTGGCGATGTAGTTGACCGCATCGCCCACGGTCTTGAGGTTGGCCAGCTCGTCGTCCGGGATCTTCACGCCGAACTTGTCCTCGGCCTGCACCGCGATCTCCACCATGGACAGCGAGTCGATGTCCAGGTCGTCCACAAAGGACTTGTCGGCCGACACGTCGGCCGCCTCGACGCCGGCGACCTCCTCGACGATCTCGGCGAGCCCCTTCTGGATGTCCTCGTTGCTCACTGAAAGTCCCTTCCCATCGTGCTCATCCCGGGTGGTTTGCCCACCGGAGTCCTGGATTGCGGTCACGGCAGCCGGACGACCTGTCCGGCGTAGGACAGGCCGGCCCCGAAGCCGACGAGCAGCGCCACGTCACCGCTGCGCACCTCACCCGCCGCGCGCATGTGGTCCAGCGCGAGGGGGATCGACGCCGACGACGTGTTGCCGGAGTCCACGATGTCACGGGCCACCACGAGGTCCTCGCGCGCACCCTTGGCGCGCAACCGCTTCGCGATGGCCTCGACGATCCGCAGGTTCGCCTGATGCGGCACGAAGACGTCGATGTCCGACGGCTCCAGCCCCGCGGCCTCGATCGCCCGCAGCGCGATCGGCGCGATCTGCGTGGTCGCCCAGCGGAAGACCGACTGGCCCTCCTGGAAGATGGACGACTCGCGGTCGGCGACCTGGATCATGTCCACCAGGTCGCCCGCGCTGCCCCACGACACCGGGCCGATGCCCGGCTCGTCGGACGGCCCGACCACGGCCGCGCCCGCGCCGTCGGCGAAGATGATCGCGGTGGACCGGTCGTTCGGGTCCACCCAGTCGGTCAGCTTCTCCGCGCCGATCACGAGCACGTTCGCCGCGGTGCCCGCCCGGACCAGGTCCGAGGCGGTGCCCAGGGCGTAGCAGAAGCCGGCGCACGCGGCGTTCAGGTCGAACGCGGGCGCGGCCTTGACGCCGATCCGGTCGGCGACCTGCGCCGCCGCGTTCGGGATCTGGGACGGCATGGTGCAGGTGGCGACGACGACCGCGCCGATGTCGGACGGGGCGAGCCCGGCGTCCGCGACGGCCTTGGCGCCGGCCTCGACCGCCATGTCGGTGAGCTTCTCGTCGGGCTTGGCCACCCGGCGGTTGGCGATGCCGACGCGGTCGCGGATCCACTCGTCGGAGGTGTCCATGCGCTGCGCCAGGTCGTGGTTGCTGACCACGGTGTCCGGCTGGTAGCTGCCCAGGCCGACGATGCGGGTGCCGACGGGGCCGGTGGGGAGGGAGAACGTCCTCACTTGGCCGCCACCGCCTCGCCCCGCTCGGCGGCGGCGAGCAGTTCCACGACCTGGTCGAGCTGTTCGGGGGTCTTGAGGGCCAACGTGGGGGTGCCCTTCATCTCGCGCTTGGCCAGGCCGGTCAACGCGCCCGCCGGTGGCAGTTCCACCACCGCCGTCACCGCGCGACCGGCGAGGGTTGCCTGGCAGGCGTCCCACCGCACCGGGCGGGTCACCTGGGAGATCAGTCGGCCCAACACCTCGGCGCCGTCGGTCAGCACGGCCCCGTCGGCGTTGGACAGCAGCGGCAGCGCCGGGTCGGCGACGGTGATGGCCGCTGCCCGGGCGCGCAGCGCGTCCTCCGCGGGCGCCATGTACCGGGTGTGGAACGCGCCCGCCACCGGGAGGCGGCGGACCTTCGCCCGACCGGGCGGTTCCTCGACGAGGGCGTCGAGGGCGTCGAGGGGGCCGGCGGCCACGATCTGGCCGGCGCCGTTGCGGTTCGCGCCGACCAGGTCCAGCTCGTCGAGCCGGGCCAGCACCTCGTCCTCCTCGCCGCCGAGCACCGCTGCCATGCCGGTGGGCGTCAGGGCGCAGGCGGCGGCCATCTCGGCGCCGCGCACGGCGGCCAGCGCGACGGCGTCGTCGGTGCTCAGCACGCCCGCGACGGCCGCGGCGGCCAGCTCGCCGACGGAGTGGCCCGCGATGACGGTGTCGGCGGGCAGCTCGACCCGGCGGCGCAGCTCCTCGTAGGCCAGCAGCGCCAGCGCCACGACGAGCGGCTGGGTGACCGCCGTGTCCTTGATCTCGTCCGCGTCGGCGGTGGTGCCCAGGCGCTCCAGGTCCAGACCGGTCACCGCGGACCACGCGGCGACGCGCTCACGGGCCCCGTCGACGTCGAGCCACGGGGTGAGCATGCCGGGTGCCTGGGACCCCTGTCCGGGGGCGAGAAGCGCGATCACCCGCTCACTGAACACTCTGACGCGCACTTGCGGTGATGCTGGCAGTCACGAAACCCGGGTGCTCGATTTGTAGGGTTCCTACAATTGTGACTGCGGCATGACCGTCGAACGACGTGGCGTGTTGTCGATCGGAACCCATACCACCCGAAACGGGACATGCGTGTTCGGTCACACCCGGTCGGGGTCACCACAACCCGCGGGCGCGGGCCAGGCGCCCCACGGACAGGGCGATGCGCAGTACCAGGGCGTCACGGGGGTCGGTGGCGTTGCGCCCCGTCAGCTCGGCCGCGCGCCGCAACCGGTAACGCACCGTGTTCGGGTGGACGAACAGCTTCCGCGCGCACGCCTCCAGCACGCCGCCCACTTCGAGGAAGGCGTCCACGGTCTCCAGCAGCGCCCCGCTCGCCTCCTCCAGCGGCCGCGCCACCCGGTCGACCAGTTGCCACTCGGCCTCCGGGTCGCCCGCCAGGGCCCGCTCCGGCAGCAGGTCCAGCGACCGCACCGGCCGGGGCGCGGCCGGCCAGCCGACCACCGCCCGCAGCCCGGACAGCGCGTCGCTCGCGCTGCGGTGGGCGTCGGCGAGGCTGGTCACCGTCGGCCCCGCGACCACCGGGCCGTCGCCGAACGCGTCGGCCATGCGGGCGAGCGCGTCGCCCCGCTCGGTGTCCCCGCCCAGCACCACCACCAGCCGCGAGCCCTGCACGCTGAGCAGCACCGGGCGCCCGATCCGCGCGGCCCGGCTGCGGACCTCGAAGACCACCGCGGGCGGGTCGTCCGACGGTGGGTTGCCCACCAGCACGGTCGCCTCCGCCGCCGGGTCCCAGCCCAGCGCGGTGGCCCGCGAGAGCAGCGACTCCTCGGCGTCGCCGCGCACGATGCCGTCCACGACCAGGGCCTCCAGCCGGGCGTCCCACGCGCCCCGCGCCTCCGCCGCCGCCGCGTACGAGGTGGCCGCGGAGAACGCGATCTCCCGCCCGTAGCGCAGCACGCCCTCGCTGAGCAGGGCGCGCTCGGCGTCGCTCCCGGCCAGCCTCGGCAGCTGCCGCTCGAACAGCTCCAGCGCGATGCGCACCAGTTCGACGGTCTGCCGCAGGCTCACCCACCGCGAGATGTCCTTCGGCGCGGCCCGGAACGCCTCGGCCGTCAGCCGGATCGCCTGCTGCGGGTCGTCCAGCCACGACACGAACCCGGCCACGCCGTTCTGGATCAGCAGCAGCACGCCCGCGCGCTGGTCGGCCGGCATCCGCCGGAACCACGGCAGGCGCTCCTCCATCTCGGCGACGCTCGCCGTGGCCAGGTCGCCCGACGCCCGGCTCAGCGTCCGCAGGGTGGCCCGCGACAGCGCGGTGGAACTGCTCATGCGCCCACGATCGCACGTCGGCCACGACCGGCCACGATGGAGTGACTCGCCCTGACGGTGCGCGCCGGCGGTCCTACGTTCGGTGGCGTCCGGAGCGTGAGCGAGAGGGGTGTTCCGTGCGCAGGTACCTGTCAGTCGGAGTGGTGGTCGCCGTGGTGCTGGCGACGGGCGTGGTCCCGTCGTTCGGGGCACCCTCCCCGCCGGCGGAGCCGCCGGGCTCGGCGAACCCCGACCCGCTGGCCGAGTTCCACGCGCAGCGGCCGACGTGGAAGCCGTGCAAGCAGACCCTGGAGTGCGCCGAGGTCGTGCTGCCGCTCGACTACCTCCGGCCGACGGGCGAGCGGATCTCGATGGTGATCAGCCGCAGCAAGGCGACGGACCCCGCCCGGCGGCGCGGTGTGCTCGTGGTCAACCCCGGCGGACCCGGCGGCTCCGGGCTGTCCATGCCCGCGTACCTGGCCAAGACCGAGGCTGCGCGCGCCTACGACATCATCGGCTTCGACCCGCGCGGCGTGGGCCGCTCGACGGCGCTGAACTGCCGCACCGTCCCGGCGATCGCCTCGGCCGACACCCGTCCGCAGGACGACGAGTTCCCCAAGTGGGCGGCCGAGGCACGGGCCGCCGAGGACGCGTGCCGCGAGGCCGCGGGCGGCATCCGGCCCTTCGTCAACACCCCGAACACGGCCCGCGACATCGACGTCGTCCGCGCCGCGCTGGGCGAGGAGAAGATCAACTACCTGGGGTACTCCTACGGCACCTACCTGGGCGCGGTCTACGGCACGCTGTTCCCGCAGCGGCTCGACCGCAGCGTGCTCGACTCGGCGGTGCACCCGGAGTGGATCTGGCGCGAGCAGTTCCGCGCCCAGGCCATCGCCCTGCGCCGCAACGTCGAGGCGTGGGCGGGCTGGGTGGCCGGGCACCACGCCCGCTACGGGCTCGGCGCGACGACGGAGGAGGTGCTCGTCACGCTGGAGGGCGTGGCGGAGGACCTCGCGGCCAAGCCGGCGGGCGTGCAGGCGCGCACCGACTTCGACGCCGCCATGGGCGTCGGCGCCCGCTACCGTCCACTGTGGGCGGAGACGGCCGACTCCGTCGCGCGGCTCAGGGCGGGCGAGCCGGCGGAGGCGACCGCGCCGATGGCCCGCAGCGCCGAGCGAGACCTGGTCTCGGGCGTGTTCACCACGGTGATCTGCGAGGCCGACTGGCCCACCGACCTGGACACCTACTACGAGGACATGCGCGTCTTCCGCGACCGCTACCCGTACGGCTTCGGCATCGTGCGCGCCGCCCCGATGAACTGCACGTTCCGCAGCTTCACCCCACCGGAGGGGCCGATCCGGCTCCGCCGCGACGGCTACCCGGTCGGCGTGGTCGTGCAGGCCGAGGGCGACACGCAGACCCAGTACGAGAGCGGCCCCGCGATGGCCGAGCGCCTGCGCCACAACCTGGTCACCGTGGTCGACGAAGGCAGGCACGGCATCTACGGCACCGGCAACGCCTGCGTGAACCGGGCCGTCGACCGCTACCTGCTGGACGGCCTGCTGCCGCCGAGCAGCTCCACCTGTCCGGGTGAAGCGAGGCCCGACCCGGCCGCGGCCGCGTCGCCGCAGCACGTCCAGACCTACCTCGACGAGCTGGCGCTGGGACCCGTGCGGCTCTAGGGGTGCAACGCGAAAACCCCCGGCGCGAGAACCTCGCGCCGGGGGTTTCCCTCTCCCCGGTCCCCACCGGTGACTCCACTCTGGACTGTCCCGGCGCGAATCGCCACGTCAGTCACTCTTTCGAGCCAACACTTCAGGTTGCCGGGTGAAGCGGGCGGGGACACGATCCCGACAAGACAACAGAAGGAGGGCACGTCATGGGCACACGGATCACCGACGGTCTCGGGCAGGCGTGGGCGGTGGTGGCCACGTTCGTGCCGAAGCTCCTGGGCTTCCTGCTCGTGCTGCTCATCGGGTGGCTGATCGCCAAGGCGCTGGCCAAGGCGGTCGGCTTCCTGCTCCAGAAGGCCGGGTTCGACCGGCTGGTCGAGCGCTCCGGCCTCGGCGGCGCGATGAAGCAGTCCCCGATCGACGCCTCGAACCTCATCGTGAAGCTCGTCTACTACTTCGTGCTGCTGATCGCGCTCCAGCTGGCGTTCGGCGTGTTCGGCACCGGCAACGCGGTCAGCGTGCTGCTCAACGACGTCATCGCCTACCTGCCGCGGATCGTCGTGGCGATCGTGCTGGTGCTCGTGGCCGCCGCCGTCGGGAAGGCGCTGCGCGGGCTCGTCACCGGTGCCCTGGGCGCCCGCTCGTACACGCGGATGCTGGGCACGATCACCTACGGCTTCGTCGTCGCGCTCGGCGTGATCGCGGCGCTCAACCAGCTCGGCATCGCGGTGTCGGTGACCATGCCGGTGCTGATCGCCGTCCTGGCCACGGTGGCCGGCGTCATCGTGGTCGGCGTCGGCGGCGGTCTGGTCCGCCCGATGCAGCAGCGCTGGGAGGGCTGGCTCCAGCGGGCGCAGGAGGAGGCCTCGGCGCCCCAGCCGCGCCGCTCGCAGGAACCGGTGACCGCCGCGGCCCGGGCCGCCCGCCACAGCTCGACGGACGCGCCGACGCCGCCCGCGGGGATGCCCGCGCCCGGCGACCGCTAGGCCGGCCGGGGCCCCGTCCGGGCGGACGGGCGGGGTCCCGCGCCCCTGGTCAGTCCAGCTCGTCCAGCACGTCGGCCCAGCTGACGTAGGCGAAGCCGGTGGTCGGCAGGTCGCCGGCGGCGGGCGTGCGCTCCCCGTCGTGCACGACGAGCAGCCCCTCGGGGTAGCGCGGCCCGAAGTTCCCGGTCACCACGTGCGCCCCGTCGGAGTGCTCCACCGAGTCGACGCCCCGGCCGCGCCCGACGACGAACTCGCCGGCGTACCGGTTGCGCCCGGTCCGCTCGTAGGCCACGAACCGCGAGTCGCCCTGGCTGGAGGCGACCAGGTAGCCGTCGGCCACGGTCAGGCCCTCCGCGTCGGCCTCCAGGTGCCGCCCGCCGAAGCCGGGGTCCGGGCCGGAGACGACGCACTCGTCGGTCCCCGGGTCGTAGGTCCGCGGCACGCCGAACGAGCGGACCCGGTCGACCAGCACCGGCGTGCCGAAGCCCGATGCGCCCAGCGCGATGCGCCAGATGCCCACGTCCTCCTGCGCCGCGTACAGCACGCCGTGCCGCGAGTCGACGACCATGCCCTCCAGTTGCGGACCTTCGCCGGGGTCGCCGCACGGCGTCCACGTGGTGCCGTCGGGCAGCGGGAACGACGACGGCAGGTCCACGGTGGACGCGACGGACGTGCCCACCCGGTCGCCGCCCGCGGGGGCCACCCGCAGCAGCGCCAGCCGGGTCGTGCTCCGCCGGCTGACGACGACGACCGGCGTGCCGCCGACCGACCCGGCGGCCAGGCCGTAGGCGGTGCGCTGCCCGTCCACCTCGGCCTCGGTCGCGGAGAACACCGGCCGCGCCGCCGGGTCGGTCACGTCCCGGACCGCGCCCGCGCCCGCCGCCGCGCCGCGCGGGTCCACCTCGTAGACCCGCACCCGGTCGCGGCCCCGGTCGCTGACGAACGCCAGTGACCGCTCCCGGCCGCCGACCCGCGCGCCGCCGAGCACGTCGACGTTGTTGAACCGGCCGGGCGCGGCGCCCGGCGACGGCGCGGCCGGCGCGGGGTAGGTGCCCAGCGCGCGGCCGGCGAGGTCGAACGCGGCCAGCCCGCCCTCCTTGAGGGTGCCGAGCACGACGCTCCGGTGGGGCGAGCGCGGGTGCGCCCAGACGGCGGGGTCGTCGGCGTCGGCGTTCGCGGGCGTCCCGGACGGGTCGTCGACGAACGCCCGGGTCTGGGCGACCGGCACGACGACGGGGGGAGTCCCGGATGCGGCGGCGGGACCCGGCGCGGCGGTGACCAGCACCGGCACCAGGGCGACCGTGAGCAGGATTCGCATTCGCGCACGCTATCGGCCGCCGGTGTACGGCGGCCGAAGTCCGGGTGACGTCTCCGATCGTGCGGCGCCGCCCATCGGGGGAACAAGGGGGCGCGCGCCGTTGTTCACGCGGGTGAAGAGACATGCGCTCCGGGGTCGGTGGAAGTCCGAACCGGCGGTGACAGCCCGCGACCCGCCCACCAGGGCGGTTGACCCGGTGGAACTCCGGGGCCGACGGTGAGAGTCCGGATGGGAGGCGCGCGTGCCGTCGGCGTGCCCACGCGCGCCGTCGCCCCGGAGGAGCCTGTCCGGGGATGGAGGACGCGGTGCACGTCTTGTTGGAGCAGGGCTTCACGCTGTTCGGCCAGAAGGTCTCCTGGGCCGAGTTCGCCGGCCAGGTGTTCGCCCTGGTCGTGGTCTACCTGGCCCAGCGCCGCACCATCTGGACCTGGCCCGTGCAGCTGGTCTCGGTCTCCCTGCTGTTCGTGGTCTACCTGTCCGCCCACCTCGGCGGCACGGCCGCGCGGCAGGTCGTCATCGGGCTGATCACCCTCTACGGCTGGTGGGCGTGGAGCCGCCGCCGCGACCCCGTGTTCGGCGTCGTCGTCCGCGAGGGTACGACCCGCGAGCGGATCGCCGTGGTCGTCGCGTTCGTCGTCGGCACGACCGCGTTCGCGCTGGTCCTCGACGCCCTGGACGCGAGCTGGGCACCGTGGCCGGACGCCGCGATCTTCGTCGGCACCGTGCTCGCCTTCAGCCTCCAGGGCCTCGGCATGGTCGAGTTCTGGCTGGTCTGGCTCGTGGTGGACGCGATCGGCGTGCCGCTCCAGCTCGGCTCGGGCCTGTACTTCAGCGCCTTCGTCTACACGATCTTCGCCGTCCTCGTCGTCCGCGGCTGGCTCGACTGGAAGCGCGCCGCCCAGCGCACCGCGGCCCGCGCCGTGGAGACCGCCTAGCGGCCCTCCTCCACCCGGCGGACCTCGTCGGC
This region of Saccharothrix longispora genomic DNA includes:
- a CDS encoding acyl carrier protein; its protein translation is MSNEDIQKGLAEIVEEVAGVEAADVSADKSFVDDLDIDSLSMVEIAVQAEDKFGVKIPDDELANLKTVGDAVNYIASHA
- a CDS encoding beta-ketoacyl-ACP synthase III, translated to MRTFSLPTGPVGTRIVGLGSYQPDTVVSNHDLAQRMDTSDEWIRDRVGIANRRVAKPDEKLTDMAVEAGAKAVADAGLAPSDIGAVVVATCTMPSQIPNAAAQVADRIGVKAAPAFDLNAACAGFCYALGTASDLVRAGTAANVLVIGAEKLTDWVDPNDRSTAIIFADGAGAAVVGPSDEPGIGPVSWGSAGDLVDMIQVADRESSIFQEGQSVFRWATTQIAPIALRAIEAAGLEPSDIDVFVPHQANLRIVEAIAKRLRAKGAREDLVVARDIVDSGNTSSASIPLALDHMRAAGEVRSGDVALLVGFGAGLSYAGQVVRLP
- a CDS encoding ACP S-malonyltransferase — translated: MIALLAPGQGSQAPGMLTPWLDVDGARERVAAWSAVTGLDLERLGTTADADEIKDTAVTQPLVVALALLAYEELRRRVELPADTVIAGHSVGELAAAAVAGVLSTDDAVALAAVRGAEMAAACALTPTGMAAVLGGEEDEVLARLDELDLVGANRNGAGQIVAAGPLDALDALVEEPPGRAKVRRLPVAGAFHTRYMAPAEDALRARAAAITVADPALPLLSNADGAVLTDGAEVLGRLISQVTRPVRWDACQATLAGRAVTAVVELPPAGALTGLAKREMKGTPTLALKTPEQLDQVVELLAAAERGEAVAAK
- a CDS encoding PucR family transcriptional regulator, yielding MSSSTALSRATLRTLSRASGDLATASVAEMEERLPWFRRMPADQRAGVLLLIQNGVAGFVSWLDDPQQAIRLTAEAFRAAPKDISRWVSLRQTVELVRIALELFERQLPRLAGSDAERALLSEGVLRYGREIAFSAATSYAAAAEARGAWDARLEALVVDGIVRGDAEESLLSRATALGWDPAAEATVLVGNPPSDDPPAVVFEVRSRAARIGRPVLLSVQGSRLVVVLGGDTERGDALARMADAFGDGPVVAGPTVTSLADAHRSASDALSGLRAVVGWPAAPRPVRSLDLLPERALAGDPEAEWQLVDRVARPLEEASGALLETVDAFLEVGGVLEACARKLFVHPNTVRYRLRRAAELTGRNATDPRDALVLRIALSVGRLARARGLW
- a CDS encoding alpha/beta fold hydrolase, translating into MRRYLSVGVVVAVVLATGVVPSFGAPSPPAEPPGSANPDPLAEFHAQRPTWKPCKQTLECAEVVLPLDYLRPTGERISMVISRSKATDPARRRGVLVVNPGGPGGSGLSMPAYLAKTEAARAYDIIGFDPRGVGRSTALNCRTVPAIASADTRPQDDEFPKWAAEARAAEDACREAAGGIRPFVNTPNTARDIDVVRAALGEEKINYLGYSYGTYLGAVYGTLFPQRLDRSVLDSAVHPEWIWREQFRAQAIALRRNVEAWAGWVAGHHARYGLGATTEEVLVTLEGVAEDLAAKPAGVQARTDFDAAMGVGARYRPLWAETADSVARLRAGEPAEATAPMARSAERDLVSGVFTTVICEADWPTDLDTYYEDMRVFRDRYPYGFGIVRAAPMNCTFRSFTPPEGPIRLRRDGYPVGVVVQAEGDTQTQYESGPAMAERLRHNLVTVVDEGRHGIYGTGNACVNRAVDRYLLDGLLPPSSSTCPGEARPDPAAAASPQHVQTYLDELALGPVRL
- a CDS encoding mechanosensitive ion channel family protein, with the translated sequence MGTRITDGLGQAWAVVATFVPKLLGFLLVLLIGWLIAKALAKAVGFLLQKAGFDRLVERSGLGGAMKQSPIDASNLIVKLVYYFVLLIALQLAFGVFGTGNAVSVLLNDVIAYLPRIVVAIVLVLVAAAVGKALRGLVTGALGARSYTRMLGTITYGFVVALGVIAALNQLGIAVSVTMPVLIAVLATVAGVIVVGVGGGLVRPMQQRWEGWLQRAQEEASAPQPRRSQEPVTAAARAARHSSTDAPTPPAGMPAPGDR
- a CDS encoding phytase, yielding MRILLTVALVPVLVTAAPGPAAASGTPPVVVPVAQTRAFVDDPSGTPANADADDPAVWAHPRSPHRSVVLGTLKEGGLAAFDLAGRALGTYPAPAAPSPGAAPGRFNNVDVLGGARVGGRERSLAFVSDRGRDRVRVYEVDPRGAAAGAGAVRDVTDPAARPVFSATEAEVDGQRTAYGLAAGSVGGTPVVVVSRRSTTRLALLRVAPAGGDRVGTSVASTVDLPSSFPLPDGTTWTPCGDPGEGPQLEGMVVDSRHGVLYAAQEDVGIWRIALGASGFGTPVLVDRVRSFGVPRTYDPGTDECVVSGPDPGFGGRHLEADAEGLTVADGYLVASSQGDSRFVAYERTGRNRYAGEFVVGRGRGVDSVEHSDGAHVVTGNFGPRYPEGLLVVHDGERTPAAGDLPTTGFAYVSWADVLDELD
- the pnuC gene encoding nicotinamide riboside transporter PnuC, giving the protein MHVLLEQGFTLFGQKVSWAEFAGQVFALVVVYLAQRRTIWTWPVQLVSVSLLFVVYLSAHLGGTAARQVVIGLITLYGWWAWSRRRDPVFGVVVREGTTRERIAVVVAFVVGTTAFALVLDALDASWAPWPDAAIFVGTVLAFSLQGLGMVEFWLVWLVVDAIGVPLQLGSGLYFSAFVYTIFAVLVVRGWLDWKRAAQRTAARAVETA